In the Arachis ipaensis cultivar K30076 chromosome B10, Araip1.1, whole genome shotgun sequence genome, one interval contains:
- the LOC107624503 gene encoding putative disease resistance protein At4g11170, which translates to MECRKQNGQILIPIFHKVDPSWVRHEKESYHHALANHEVRFADRVQIWREALKEAANLSGFHSPSSSFRNDADLVDEIVKRVLQRLNQSPQGDLQGLVGIHGPIEKLISLCTESKAVIIGLWGMGSVGKTTLANAVFNRLCDGFEGFCFLNNVRERAEKYGIDHLKTELLSKLLKEKDASPFVTTGGITNFSKKRLSRTKVLVVLDDVNDSDQMEDLCGGHAWFGESSRIIMTTRDKHVLVKAGANHIHQVKTLNSDDSLKLFSLNAFKQNCIIKAEQVELSKRVLNYCKGLPLAIKILGSFLKRKTQQEWESELAKLEKMPDEKIQSILRLSYNELDRNDWNIFLELACFFDTNTEDEQLKSLLDRCGYTTTIGLTNLCNNALISISNNCVSMHDLVREMGREIVREECLNDPGKRSRLWDSCDTYEVLKYNKRTQAIQSITLNMSEIDMIRLHPETFERMPELKLVRFHAANSKNKLCAPEGITSLPEKLRYFHWDEFPLKSLPSSFGAERFVEIIMPNSGLQMLWEGEQNLVNIRKVDLDGSSSLMELPDLSKASNLREVSIPGCKSLCQVPPSAVCSQKLKYLKVSNCESLESIAELPTLVMYVIARNCCSLHTVSVSALDSVAKEPIQQQQFEDITFNFTSRNFFFPNIIFCVVEPFFFSCPLVVNFKFC; encoded by the exons ATGGAATGCAGGAAACAAAATGGTCAAATTCTAATACCTATTTTCCATAAGGTAGACCCATCATGGGTGCGCCACGAAAAGGAAAGTTATCACCACGCCCTTGCTAATCATGAGGTGAGGTTTGCAGACAGGGTGCAAATTTGGAGAGAAGCTCTCAAGGAAGCTGCCAATTTGTCTGGATTTCATTCACCGTCATCAAGCTTCCG GAATGATGCTGATCTTGTTGATGAAATTGTCAAACGTGTCTTACAAAGGTTAAACCAATCACCCCAAGGTGATTTGCAGGGTCTTGTTGGAATTCATGGACCAATTGAAAAGCTAATTTCGTTGTGCACGGAATCTAAAGCTGTTATTATTGGCCTTTGGGGCATGGGCAGTGTTGGTAAGACAACTCTTGCGAATGCAGTTTTCAATAGATTGTGTGATGGATTTGAAGGATTTTGCTTTTTGAACAATGTAAGAGAAAGAGCTGAGAAATATGGTATAGATCATTTGAAGACAGAACTTCTTTCCAAACTGCTAAAGGAAAAAGATGCAAGTCCCTTTGTCACGACTGGCGGGATAACTAATTTTTCCAAGAAAAGACTTAGTCGAACAAaggttcttgttgttcttgatgATGTCAATGATTCAGACCAAATGGAAGATTTATGTGGAGGACATGCATGGTTTGGGGAAAGTAGCAGAATCATAATGACAACAAGAGATAAGCATGTCCTTGTTAAGGCGGGCGCTAATCATATTCATCAAGTTAAGACATTGAATTCTGATGATTCCCTTAAGCTTTTCAGCCTGAATGCCTTCAAGCAAAACTGCATTATAAAAGCAGAACAAGTTGAGTTGTCCAAGAGAGTGCTTAACTATTGCAAAGGCCTTCCCTTAGCAATAAAAATCTTGGGTTCCTTCCTTAAAAGAAAAACTCAACAAGAGTGGGAAAGTGAACTGGCCAAACTTGAAAAGATGCCTGATGAAAAAATCCAAAGTATATTGCGATTGAGTTATAATGAATTAGATCGTAATGATTGGAATATATTTTTGGAACTTGCATGTTTTTTTGATACAAATACAGAAGACGAGCAGCTAAAATCTCTTCTTGATCGCTGTGGATACACAACTACTATCGGGTTGACAAATCTTTGTAATAatgctcttatttccatttcaAACAATTGTGTGTCAATGCATGACTTAGTTCGAGAAATGGGCCGTGAAATTGTTCGTGAAGAATGTCTAAATGATCCAGGAAAACGCAGTAGACTATGGGATTCTTGTGATACCTATGAAGTACTGAAATATAATAAG AGAACTCAAGCTATTCAAAGTATCACATTAAACATGTCTGAAATTGATATGATAAGATTGCACCCTGAGACATTTGAAAGAATGCCAGAACTGAAGCTTGTTAGATTTCATGCAGCCAATTCCAAAAACAAGTTGTGTGCTCCAGAAGGTATTACATCCCTGCCAGAGAAGTTAAGGTATTTTCATTGGGATGAGTTTCCTTTGAAATCTTTGCCATCTTCTTTTGGTGCTGAGAGATTTGTTGAAATCATAATGCCCAATAGTGGATTGCAAATGCTTTGGGAAGGTGAACAG AATCTTGTAAATATAAGGAAAGTGGATCTTGATGGTTCATCAAGCCTAATGGAGCTCCCAGATTTATCAAAAGCTTCAAATCTTAGAGAAGTGAGTATCCCTGGTTGCAAGAGTCTGTGTCAAGTTCCTCCATCTGCTGTATGTTCCCAGAAGCTGAAATACCTGAAAGTGAGCAACTGTGAGAGCCTTGAATCCATAGCAGAGCTTCCAACATTGGTTATGTACGTAATTGCTCGCAACTGCTGCTCGCTACACACTGTATCTGTATCTGCTTTGGATTCTGTGGCCAAAGAACCGATCCAGCAGCAGCAATTTGAGGATATAACCTTCAATTTCACCAGCCGCAATTTTTTTTTCCCCAACATTATTTTTTGTGTTGTAgaaccctttttcttttcttgcccctTAGTGGTGAATTTCAAATTCTGTTAG